The following is a genomic window from Thaumasiovibrio subtropicus.
CAGTTTTTCACAACGGCATGAACATCATCGTCCGATGCAAACGCACCGTGAACACGTACCGTGTGACTCTGCCCCGGTGGCAAATAAAGCATGTCACCCATGCCAAGCAGCGACTCTGCCCCACCCTGATCCAAAATGGTTCTAGAGTCCGTTTTTGTCGATACCGTAAACGCCATCCGAGTCGGAATGTTAGCCTTAATCAAGCCCGTAATAACATCAACAGAAGGACGTTGAGTCGCCAAAATAAGGTGAATACCCGCTGCCCGTGCTTTTTGTGCCAAACGCGCAATTAACTCTTCTACTTTCTTGCCGACCACCATCATTAAGTCAGCAAACTCATCGACGATAACCACGATATTCGGCATTTTTTCTAGCATAGGTGCCGTTTCATCCATGCTATCACCGGGTTTCCAAAGCGGGTCATGAATTGGATGACCTGCATCAGCCGCTTCCTTCAACTTCGCATTGAAGCCTGCGACATTTCGCACCCCGACCGCAGCGAGTAACTTGTAGCGACGTTCCATTTCACCGACACACCAACGCAATGCGTTGCCGGCATCCTTCATGTCTGTAACGACTTCTGCCAATAAGTGTGGGATACCTTCGTAGACTGAAAGTTCCAACATTTTCGGGTCGATCATGATGAAACGGCAATCTTCTGGCTGACATTTGTACAGTAAGCTGAGGATCATGACGTTTACACCCACGGATTTACCCGAGCCCGTCGTACCTGCAACCAACAGGTGAGGCATCTTAGCAAGATCAGCCACAACCGCTTCGCCAGCAATGTCTTTACCGAGCACTACAGGCAAAGCGCCGCGGCTCTCTTGGAACTTTTCGCTGGCCACTACTTCAGACATAAACACCGTCTGTCGACCAACGTTTGGTAGCTCAAGTCCAATGTAAGGCTTACCCGGAATGACCTCGACAACACGCACCGCAGAGGCAGATAGTGAACGGGCGAGATCTTTGGCGAGACCAGAAATACGACTCACCTTGACACCCGGTGCTAATTCAAGCTCGTAGCGAGTAATGACTGGGCCGGGGAATACACCAACGACCTTCACTTTGATCTTGTAGTCTGCCAACTTTGCTTCAAGTAAGCGCGCCACTTCTTGCAACTCTTCATCTGAGGCCGGCTCGACATTTCTCACCGCGGGTGCAAGTAAATCAATCGTGGGTAAAGGCTCGTCAGGCACAGGCAGATTGACCTCGTTACTGACAAGGAACGGATTCTGTTGCGCCGATTCTCTTTGTTGCGCTTCTCGAACCGTTTCAAGGAAAGGATTCTCTTCCACTTCCGTGCATTCTTGCTCTGCTCTTTCAAGCTCAGACATGCCTCCAGTGTCACCAATAGGTGGCGGTGTAAACGTGTCTTCAACAGGAACTTCGGTGACTGAAGGCAAGGCCTCACCTTGCATCGAAGTGCTTTCATCTACGAAAACGGGTACTTGTTGAACAGATGGCGAAATTGCGGGATCAACGGGTGTCACCGCCGCTATTGCGGACTCTGTTTGGATGGTTTGCTCATCTGATGGCGTCACATTGTCATCAACGTACATGGTAAATGATTCATCAGCTTCATACGCTTCTGACAATTGCTCGATGGTCAAAGACTTCGCCTGCGCAGTACTCTCTATGACCACTGGCTCAGCAGCAACTGCTTCCTCTTGAGGCACATCGACAACAGGCGGCTTAGGTTGTAACGCTTCCCAAGGCGGCAATTCATTGCTCGGTTGAGTGACTGGTTGCGGCGCTGGCTCACGCTCGTCAGATGCACCTTGTGATATCGGCGCAGGCTCAGCTCGAATGATAGGTGCACCCATATCCAACGAGGGCTCTTGACGTACCTCTCCGACAGGCTTTGCTTCTGCAGCAGAGAGAGGCGATGGTTGCATCAGCACATCATCGTCATCCGCTGCCTGTGGTTTCACATGAGGCTCAATGGGCTCTTCTTGCCACTCCTCTTCAAAAGGACGATGTAACTCGGGCTGAGTGCCACGAATACGATTAACGAGCGCTGACACGCTGTTCAACGTTGTCTCGCCCAAAAAATCCACGATGGATAACCACGAAATCCCTGTGAATAAGGTAAACCCCGCAGCCCAAAGAAACATTAATACGAGCGTAGAGCCCAATAAATTAAAATAGGGTAAAACAAGATTAACAGCCACATCACCGATGACGCCGCCCGACGAGAAATACCAGATATCGTCAAAATTGAGATCTGCCAATCCACAGCTAGTGATGAAGAGTAATATCATTCCCAACAGCCGTGTACCCAGAATCATGTAGTTTGGTTGCTCGTTTCGGCTTCGACGGCGGAACAGCACCCAAGCGGTCAAAACAACGACGAAGGGAATTGGGTAGGCTAAAATGCCAAAAGAAAAAAAGAAGGTGTCAGCCAGAAACGCACCAAATGCGCCACCAGCGTTGTTGATTTCTCCCTGCCACGCTGTTTGAGACCATGAAGGGTCGGCCGGGTGAAATGAGAATAACGCAATAGATACAAAAATCGCGGCCAGTAAACCAACGATAAACAAACACTCTAAAAGACGCTGCCCGCCGGTCAACCGTTGACGCTCGCGGTACTTTCCTTTCAGTTTAATCAATGAACACTCCATTGCGGGACCAACAAAAACAAAAAATCGAGCGGTAAGATCTATAGACACACTATAGACTTAACCGCTCGAGTATTATCGCAATGTCAGTGACAGAGACAAGTCGTTAAATGAGATTAACGCGTCTTAATCACTAGATGGTTAGTTTGCTTAACTTCTTCCATCACTACGTAGGTACGAGTATCGTTCACACCCGGCAGTCTTAGAAGGGTCTCGCCCAACAATTTACGATAAGCTGACATATCCGCTACACGTGTCTTGAGTAGATAGTCAAAATCACCAGAAACAAGATGACACTCTTGGATATCCTCCAGAGTTTGTACTGCTTGGTTGAACTCGTCAAATACGTCCGGCGTACCACGGTTCAGGGTAATTTCAACAAAGACAAGCAGCGACGCATCTAGGTATTGAGGATTGAGTAACGCTGTGTAGCCAGAGATATAGCCTTGGCGTTCAAGACGACGTACACGCTCCAAACAAGGTGTTGGCGAAAGACCAACGCGTTTAGATAGCTCTACGTTAGAGATACGGCCATCTTTCTGAAGTTCATTCAGAATGTTACGGTCAATGCGGTCCAATTCCTTGGATGGTTTCTTATTGGTATCTACCATTGTTTTCCACCTTTACTTACTTCCATGCAGATCAAATTTCTGATTGTTTTGCTTTGAATGAGAGGTAAATAACGAATTAATCATACGAAATGTGATAGTATGCGTTAAATTCAGCTTTTTCCAGTTTTCTTAACTAAAAAAGTACTTTTTTTGTAAGAGAACTGCATTTTTGTCCTGTTAAAAGAAGAAAAAACTGCCTCTCTGGAATACAAATTTGAAGAGTATTCCAACCTGATATCGGGTACTCGATTCGTGAACGACATTATTCGGTCAGCAAATCGTACTACCTTTCCTTATCTCAGACACTTTGAGCATATCAGAGTTAAATGTAAAGGTAAAAGCCACTCTTACCATATATCATTCTAAAGTAGCATATAGCTCATCCGAGTAGTCCCTCAGGCTCATCTGCTTCATCTCATCATCGCCCCTGTAAAGCTTCCTTTAAGCCAACAATTTTTCTACAATCGGATCCCAGAAAACAGGTACTATGAAGCTCATCAGTTTCCCCTTCGTTTCGCTCAACCGAATGGAAAAGTCTCGTTTAGCGAGCAGCACATTCTGTATTCATCAGCGTTGCTGGCAGCATTTCGTCACTTCGTTTGAAGGGTTGTACATATAATATCGCTCAGTATTTGGAGATTTCATGAGTTCAGTCAAACATTGCTCGCTGCTTATATTAGGTTCTGGCCCAGCAGGTTACACGGCAGCAGTTTATGCTGCACGCGCCAACCTAAACCCTGTCATGGTGACAGGCATGCAACAAGGTGGACAACTTACTACCACAACAGAGGTCGAGAACTGGCCGGGGGATCCTGAAGGTTTAACAGGCCCTGGGTTAATGGAGCGCATGAAAGCGCATGCAGAGCGATTTGAGACAGAAATCATCTTTGACCACATCAACGAAGTCGATTTTAGCCAGCGACCATTCCGACTCAAGGGTGACTCTCAAGAGTTTACCTGTGATGCATTGATCATCGCGACTGGCGCATCCGCGAAATACCTTGGCTTAGATTCAGAAGAAGCCTTTAAGGGACGAGGAGTATCCGCTTGTGCTACCTGTGATGGTTTCTTCTATCGAAATCAAAAGGTCGCCGTGGTCGGGGGTGGTAATACGGCCGTCGAAGAAGCGCTTTACCTCTCCAATATTGCATCTGAAGTACACTTGATTCACCGCCGCGATAGCTTCCGTGCTGAAAAAATCCTTGTTAAGCGCCTGATGGACAAAGTAGAAAACGGCAACATTGTGCTTCACACTGACCGTACACTAGAAGAAGTGGTGGGTGACGATATGGGCGTGACAGGTGTGCGTATTAAAGCGACTCAATCGGACGCTGTTGAAACCATCGATGTTATGGGTGCCTTTATCGCAATTGGCCACTCGCCGAATACAGGCATTTTTGCTGACCAGCTCGAAATGGAGAATGGCTACATCAAGGTAAAATCCGGCCTAGAGGGAAATGCAACCCAAACCAGCATTCCGGGTATTTTTGCTGCAGGTGATGTGATGGATCATACCTATCGCCAAGCCATAACCTCTGCAGGTACTGGCTGTATGGCAGCGTTGGATGCGGAACGCTTTCTGGATGCCTTAGAAAAGTAAGTCATTGCTGACTGTTGTTTCTTTATAAAGCGCCCCGCCCTGCCGGGGCCTTTCGCTTAAATACGGTATAGCACGATAGGATGCTGTACCCTAATGAAAATGGGTATCAATGGAACGCTCAACCCAACGTGTTTTATCTAAGTGGCTAAAAGCGCAAAGTAAGCCGGCCAAATTCTGGCTCAGAATGACCGTACTGTGTGGCTTTGGCGCGGGTATCGCCCTCATCGTTCAAGCGGGCCTGCTCGCTCATATCCTTCACGAACTCATTATCGAAAGTACACCAAAGACAGAACTCGTCTCCGCCTTTTTCGGCATCGTTCTGTGTAGTGTGATTCGAGCTGGACTTAACTGGTTAAAAGAGTTCACTGGTTTTCGCTGCGGCGAGTTGGTTCGCCTGCATCTTCGCTCCTTAGTGCTAGAGCGCTTAAACCAACTAGGCCCTGCCTACATCAAAGGTCGCCCTGCGGGCGCTTGGTCAAGCCTACTGCTCGAACAGATAGAAGAGATGCAGGACTTTTTTGCCAAGTACCTGCCACAGATGAGCTTATCCGCCCTCATCCCTTTGGCGATCATTGTCGTCGTCTTTCCAATGAACTGGGCTGCTGGGCTTATTTTTCTGATCACCGCGCCACTGGTGCCTGTCTTCATGGCATTGGTTGGTATGGGGGCAGCCGATGCTAACAAGCGTAATTTCAAAGCACTTCAACGACTGTCTGGCCACTTTTTAGACCGACTACGCGGCATGCAAACACTCCGATTGTTCAACTACGCAGAGAAAGAAGCAGATAACCTGCATGTTGCCGCACATGTGCTGCGCAAGCGAACGATGGAAGTCCTCAGGTTAGCCTTTTTGTCTTCAGCCGTTTTGGAGTTCTTTGCGGCACTTTCTGTTGCATTGGTCGCCGTGTACTTTGGCTTTGCTTTTATCGGTGAGATCAACTTCGGTTACTACGGTGCAGGCATCACCCTGTTTACAGGCTTATTTATCCTCATCCTTGCGCCTGAGTTTTATCAACCAATGCGTGAACTTGGCGTGTATTACCATGCGAGGGCACAAGCCATCGCTTCGGCTGAGTCACTGATGGACTTTTTGCAGGCTTCTCACCAACATATCGAGGGAGGCGCTCAGCAAGTCGAAATAGATAAGCTCGATATCATCGCCAAAGATCTTGAAATATACAGCACGGAAGGCGTTAAGTTGGTTGGCCCCGTTGACTTCACGATTCGCGATGGTGAAAAGGTGGCGCTAGTTGGCCAGAGTGGCGCTGGGAAGTCCACCATAATGAATGCACTGCTCGGCTTTTTGCCCTATCAAGGCTCACTCACTGTCAATAGTGTAGAACTCAAGCAGATCGATTTTGCTCACTGGCGTCAACAACTGAGTTGGGTCGGTCAGAATCCGATGTTATTACATGGAAGCGTTGCTGAGAACATCGCACTGAGTCAACCCAATGCGGAGATGAGCGAGATCCAAAACGCGGCAAAGCAAGCCTATGCGTCAGAGTTTATCGATGAACTGCCCAATGGTTACCAGCAAGCGATCGGAGATCGCTCTAGCGGCCTGTCCGTCGGGCAAGCACAACGCATCGCATTGGCACGGGCTATTTTGCAATCTGGCCACTTCTGGTTGTTAGATGAGCCTACCGCCAGTCTTGACGCTGATAGTGAACGCACCGTCATTACTTCTCTTCAAGAAGCAACACAAAGCAAAACGACCTTGATGATTAGCCATCAACTCAGTCAGTTGGAGGAAATGGATACCATCTTAGTACTCAAAGACGGCCTCATTGCTCAACAAGGCACCTTCAGTGCGATCAAAGAGAATGGCTTAATGGCAGAGATGCTCTCTCATACTCATAACTTGGAGGTGAGCAATGCGTGATCTAATCCCTTTTCTCGCACTGTATCGCAAACATTGGTTTGGACTCACGTTAGGCATGCTACTCGCGCTGGCGACATTAGCAGCAGCCATTAGCTTATTAACACTGTCAGGTTGGTTTATTGCTGCGTCTGCTGTTGCGGGGCTGACTATCGCCAGAGAAACGTTCAACTACATGCTCCCCGGTGCTGGTGTCCGAGGTTTTTCCATGGCGCGTACCGCGGGGCGCTGGGGCGAACGTGTCGTGAGTCACAACGCGACGTTTAAACTCCTCGCCGACCTTCGCCTGTTTGTTTTTCGTAAGCTTATTCCGCTCATACCTGGCCGCCATGCCAACCTACGCGATGCTGACCTCCTCAATCGCCTCGTTGCTGACGTCGACGCGATGGATCACCTCTATCTGCGGCTCATTACCCCTCTGGTTATTGGCGCGCTTGCAACCCTCGGGCTTTCAGCCTTTCTATTTTGGTTTGAGCCCGCCATTGGCATCGCTTTGGGTATCATCTTAGTGGTATTGATGTGCATCATTCCGGTTATCTTCTATCGGCTAGGCAATCGCCATGGTGAATCGCTGACGATGGGTACCGCAAATCTTCGTATCGCCATGCTCGACTGGATACAAGGGAGTACCGAGCTCGCGATCTTCAATGCGACCGACCGCTATCAACAAGCAATCTACGATGCGCAGCAGCCACTCTTAAACGCTCAGCGTAAGATGGCGATGGTAACAGGGCTCGCTACGGCAACACTGAACTTAGCTGCGGGTTTAACCCTTACCTTGATTGTTTGGTTTGCTGCGGATGGCATTTCGGGGCGAGCACCGGACCCACTTGTAGCGATGTTTGCCTTCGCAACGCTCGCCAGTTTCGAAATCTTGATGCCGGTTGCTGGCGCATTCCAATATTTAGGAAAAACCCTCACATCAGCAAAACGTCTCAATGTCCTGCTCAAAGCAGCACCTGACACCCCGTTTACCAACAGTACACATGTTGCCAACGCTAAGGGCGCTATCGAAATAAACCAGCTTGGCTTTCACTATCACGACAGCCCCAAGCCTGTCCTTAAAGAACTTAGTCTAACGATTGCAGCTTCTAGCCGTACCGCGCTGCTAGGTAAAACAGGCTGCGGTAAGTCAACGCTGTTACAACTGCTAACACGCCAATGGGATCCTCAACAAGGCGAAATCACGCTCGATGGTATCCCACTCAAAAACTGGGATGAGCATACCTTGCGACAAAGTATGGTCGTTGTCAGCCAACGGGTAGACCTATTCAACGGCTCTTTAAGAGACAACCTGTTGATCGCTAAGCCGAATGCATCAGATGATGAGCTCGCTAATGTGTTAAGAGATGTCTCGCTAGAAAATCTCCTCACAGAGCAAGGGCTTGATTGTTGGATTGGTGAAGGTGGACGTCAATTATCAGGTGGTGAACGCCGCCGCTTGGGTATCGCCCGCGCCATATTGCACGATGCACCGATTTGGCTACTGGATGAACCGACTGAAGGGCTCGATAAACAGACTGAAAGCTTGCTGCTCGATATGCTGTTCAAAAAGAGTGAAGGGAAAACGGTCTTCTTTATCACCCACCGTCTTGTTGGCTTACCCGAAATGGACAACATTGTGCTGATGGAATCTGGTGAGATTGTTGAGCAAGGTGAACACCAAGAGTTGCTCAAACACTCCGCGCGCTACCAGAAAATCTGGCAGCACTTGGTATGATCAAAAGAGGAGCATCGTAATCGATGCTCCTTTTTGTTCACTCTCACTAAAAGTACAGATTAAAACTCATGCCAACTTCTGCGCTCTGGTCATGTTTAACCTTCAATCTGACTTCTCTGTCTCTATCAAGCGCAACACGCAGTTCACTTAGAACTTTATAGTCCCATGCTCGATCATCTAACACATCATTAAATACGTCGATTTCAACGTTCATACTCACGGTGTCACCTTGCCATAAAAAACCCGCTCGCCCACCAAGCGCAAGGTAACTTACTGAACGGGAGGGGTATTGAACGGCTGCTGTCGCCAATCCGTAGAGGATCTTTGAATCGCTCAATCTCGTCGATACCCCATAGCCACCGTGAAACTTTGCGATTGATTTCTCTGAGTTCACGGCTTCTTTCTCGACACCTAAGCCAACATGCCAAGCAAAATCATTATCTCCAGGCAATCCCGTTGAAGGGGCTGCATACTGCTTGATGTCAAACACGGTGAAGTGGTTCAACCTAACTCTATCTGAGTAAAAATCTAATGAAACATCCCCCATTACCAGTTGGTTGCCCACAATTGCCGATGGACTCTGATTCAATAGATCAAAGTTGCTGATCCGAAAGCGTAAGTTCAATGCATTGTCTTCACTCTCTCTCCAAAGAGGCGTCAGAGATAGAAGGGATGGTTTTTGACCTTGATGCGGATAAAACACTGGCTTCTCGTCCCACTCGACTTGTCCGGCCGATAACTGAAAACGCTTTACCAATAGGTCTTGGCGTATTAACTCACTGTCACCAGTGTCAATGAATGCGACGTAGTCTAATGCCACATCAATCACACGCTTTTGCTCTACGTCTTCTAACTGCGAGAACCGTGTCGACGTCGATTGAGTGACTAACTCGACAACAGCGGCTTGCTCTCGCATATCAAGCTGATGAAACTTAGATTGAAAGACATTTTGTCGAGAAGGGTGGCGTTTAACAAACTCAAAATCTAGTACACCACTGTTAAAGCTCTCGATAACATCAATCGGTAACACCCAAGGTTTCGCAGTCAAAATCTCGTCTTGGCTGACCAGCGATAGCAAGTGGGCAAAATAGTAACCGCAATTTTGCCTAAAGAAGTAGTAGGTAAAAGAGGTTTGGTTAAGCTCCCAGAGATGGTGGAGAATTAACTCTACGTCACTATCGGTAAGCGTCAAACGATACTCATACAGATCTCTCAACTCAGTTTCGTTATATATGTGGCTATGTCGGTAAAACTGTCCACTGCTATACCTTGCTTCATACCCACCTAATATCCCAAGTGCGATATAAGCAAGCGCACCTTCATTATCGGGAACTTGCGCGCCATAGTTTAAAGTACTGTCAAGCAATTCACTTGCTGACTGTTCTTCAAGATTCATCTTGAGAAGCAGATGCCCATACATAGATGCCGGGTTACCTAAATACCCACTTGCA
Proteins encoded in this region:
- a CDS encoding DNA translocase FtsK; protein product: MECSLIKLKGKYRERQRLTGGQRLLECLFIVGLLAAIFVSIALFSFHPADPSWSQTAWQGEINNAGGAFGAFLADTFFFSFGILAYPIPFVVVLTAWVLFRRRSRNEQPNYMILGTRLLGMILLFITSCGLADLNFDDIWYFSSGGVIGDVAVNLVLPYFNLLGSTLVLMFLWAAGFTLFTGISWLSIVDFLGETTLNSVSALVNRIRGTQPELHRPFEEEWQEEPIEPHVKPQAADDDDVLMQPSPLSAAEAKPVGEVRQEPSLDMGAPIIRAEPAPISQGASDEREPAPQPVTQPSNELPPWEALQPKPPVVDVPQEEAVAAEPVVIESTAQAKSLTIEQLSEAYEADESFTMYVDDNVTPSDEQTIQTESAIAAVTPVDPAISPSVQQVPVFVDESTSMQGEALPSVTEVPVEDTFTPPPIGDTGGMSELERAEQECTEVEENPFLETVREAQQRESAQQNPFLVSNEVNLPVPDEPLPTIDLLAPAVRNVEPASDEELQEVARLLEAKLADYKIKVKVVGVFPGPVITRYELELAPGVKVSRISGLAKDLARSLSASAVRVVEVIPGKPYIGLELPNVGRQTVFMSEVVASEKFQESRGALPVVLGKDIAGEAVVADLAKMPHLLVAGTTGSGKSVGVNVMILSLLYKCQPEDCRFIMIDPKMLELSVYEGIPHLLAEVVTDMKDAGNALRWCVGEMERRYKLLAAVGVRNVAGFNAKLKEAADAGHPIHDPLWKPGDSMDETAPMLEKMPNIVVIVDEFADLMMVVGKKVEELIARLAQKARAAGIHLILATQRPSVDVITGLIKANIPTRMAFTVSTKTDSRTILDQGGAESLLGMGDMLYLPPGQSHTVRVHGAFASDDDVHAVVKNWKARGKPQYIDAILNDDQGAESLLPGETPDGEEELDQLFDQVAAFVAESRRGSVSGVQRRFKIGYNRAARIVEQLEAHGIVSAPGHNGNREVLAPPPPPRD
- the lrp gene encoding leucine-responsive transcriptional regulator Lrp yields the protein MVDTNKKPSKELDRIDRNILNELQKDGRISNVELSKRVGLSPTPCLERVRRLERQGYISGYTALLNPQYLDASLLVFVEITLNRGTPDVFDEFNQAVQTLEDIQECHLVSGDFDYLLKTRVADMSAYRKLLGETLLRLPGVNDTRTYVVMEEVKQTNHLVIKTR
- the trxB gene encoding thioredoxin-disulfide reductase, which encodes MSSVKHCSLLILGSGPAGYTAAVYAARANLNPVMVTGMQQGGQLTTTTEVENWPGDPEGLTGPGLMERMKAHAERFETEIIFDHINEVDFSQRPFRLKGDSQEFTCDALIIATGASAKYLGLDSEEAFKGRGVSACATCDGFFYRNQKVAVVGGGNTAVEEALYLSNIASEVHLIHRRDSFRAEKILVKRLMDKVENGNIVLHTDRTLEEVVGDDMGVTGVRIKATQSDAVETIDVMGAFIAIGHSPNTGIFADQLEMENGYIKVKSGLEGNATQTSIPGIFAAGDVMDHTYRQAITSAGTGCMAALDAERFLDALEK
- the cydD gene encoding heme ABC transporter permease/ATP-binding protein CydD, which translates into the protein MERSTQRVLSKWLKAQSKPAKFWLRMTVLCGFGAGIALIVQAGLLAHILHELIIESTPKTELVSAFFGIVLCSVIRAGLNWLKEFTGFRCGELVRLHLRSLVLERLNQLGPAYIKGRPAGAWSSLLLEQIEEMQDFFAKYLPQMSLSALIPLAIIVVVFPMNWAAGLIFLITAPLVPVFMALVGMGAADANKRNFKALQRLSGHFLDRLRGMQTLRLFNYAEKEADNLHVAAHVLRKRTMEVLRLAFLSSAVLEFFAALSVALVAVYFGFAFIGEINFGYYGAGITLFTGLFILILAPEFYQPMRELGVYYHARAQAIASAESLMDFLQASHQHIEGGAQQVEIDKLDIIAKDLEIYSTEGVKLVGPVDFTIRDGEKVALVGQSGAGKSTIMNALLGFLPYQGSLTVNSVELKQIDFAHWRQQLSWVGQNPMLLHGSVAENIALSQPNAEMSEIQNAAKQAYASEFIDELPNGYQQAIGDRSSGLSVGQAQRIALARAILQSGHFWLLDEPTASLDADSERTVITSLQEATQSKTTLMISHQLSQLEEMDTILVLKDGLIAQQGTFSAIKENGLMAEMLSHTHNLEVSNA
- the cydC gene encoding heme ABC transporter ATP-binding protein/permease CydC encodes the protein MRDLIPFLALYRKHWFGLTLGMLLALATLAAAISLLTLSGWFIAASAVAGLTIARETFNYMLPGAGVRGFSMARTAGRWGERVVSHNATFKLLADLRLFVFRKLIPLIPGRHANLRDADLLNRLVADVDAMDHLYLRLITPLVIGALATLGLSAFLFWFEPAIGIALGIILVVLMCIIPVIFYRLGNRHGESLTMGTANLRIAMLDWIQGSTELAIFNATDRYQQAIYDAQQPLLNAQRKMAMVTGLATATLNLAAGLTLTLIVWFAADGISGRAPDPLVAMFAFATLASFEILMPVAGAFQYLGKTLTSAKRLNVLLKAAPDTPFTNSTHVANAKGAIEINQLGFHYHDSPKPVLKELSLTIAASSRTALLGKTGCGKSTLLQLLTRQWDPQQGEITLDGIPLKNWDEHTLRQSMVVVSQRVDLFNGSLRDNLLIAKPNASDDELANVLRDVSLENLLTEQGLDCWIGEGGRQLSGGERRRLGIARAILHDAPIWLLDEPTEGLDKQTESLLLDMLFKKSEGKTVFFITHRLVGLPEMDNIVLMESGEIVEQGEHQELLKHSARYQKIWQHLV
- a CDS encoding DUF4105 domain-containing protein, with translation MFSSHNKSEASNPDFFISSEGKTNAYDELLATIEAMSQPFSGDDHAMCRFPARYTWLVNNDALSPMDISLCESLNQFKHHGSVKSLSLMFASGYLGNPASMYGHLLLKMNLEEQSASELLDSTLNYGAQVPDNEGALAYIALGILGGYEARYSSGQFYRHSHIYNETELRDLYEYRLTLTDSDVELILHHLWELNQTSFTYYFFRQNCGYYFAHLLSLVSQDEILTAKPWVLPIDVIESFNSGVLDFEFVKRHPSRQNVFQSKFHQLDMREQAAVVELVTQSTSTRFSQLEDVEQKRVIDVALDYVAFIDTGDSELIRQDLLVKRFQLSAGQVEWDEKPVFYPHQGQKPSLLSLTPLWRESEDNALNLRFRISNFDLLNQSPSAIVGNQLVMGDVSLDFYSDRVRLNHFTVFDIKQYAAPSTGLPGDNDFAWHVGLGVEKEAVNSEKSIAKFHGGYGVSTRLSDSKILYGLATAAVQYPSRSVSYLALGGRAGFLWQGDTVSMNVEIDVFNDVLDDRAWDYKVLSELRVALDRDREVRLKVKHDQSAEVGMSFNLYF